Proteins encoded within one genomic window of [Enterobacter] lignolyticus SCF1:
- the purC gene encoding phosphoribosylaminoimidazolesuccinocarboxamide synthase, giving the protein MQKQAELYRGKAKTVYSTENPDLLVLEFRNDTSAGDGARIEQFDRKGMVNNKFNHFIMSKLAQAGIPTQMEALLSDTECLVKKLEMVPVECVVRNRAAGSLVKRLGIEEGIELNPPLFDLFLKNDAMHDPMVNESYCETFGWVSKENLARMKELTYKANDVLKQLFDDAGLILVDFKLEFGLYKGQVVLGDEFSPDGSRLWDKETMDKMDKDRFRQSLGGLIEAYEEVARRLGVNLD; this is encoded by the coding sequence ATGCAAAAGCAAGCTGAGTTGTATCGCGGCAAAGCGAAAACCGTTTACAGCACGGAAAACCCGGACCTGTTGGTGCTCGAATTCCGCAACGATACGTCAGCAGGGGATGGCGCGCGTATTGAGCAGTTTGACCGTAAAGGAATGGTGAACAACAAGTTCAACCACTTCATTATGAGCAAGCTGGCGCAGGCGGGCATCCCGACCCAGATGGAAGCACTGCTCTCCGACACCGAGTGTCTGGTGAAAAAGCTGGAGATGGTGCCGGTAGAGTGCGTGGTGCGCAACCGTGCCGCCGGTTCTCTGGTCAAGCGTCTGGGCATTGAGGAAGGGATAGAGCTCAACCCGCCGCTGTTTGACCTGTTCCTGAAAAACGACGCCATGCACGACCCGATGGTGAACGAGTCCTACTGCGAGACATTTGGTTGGGTGAGCAAAGAAAACCTGGCGCGCATGAAAGAGCTGACTTACAAAGCGAACGACGTGCTGAAGCAGCTGTTTGACGACGCGGGCCTTATCCTGGTCGACTTTAAGCTGGAGTTCGGCCTGTACAAAGGCCAGGTGGTGCTGGGTGACGAGTTCTCCCCGGACGGCAGCCGCCTGTGGGACAAAGAGACCATGGACAAGATGGATAAAGACCGCTTCCGCCAGAGCCTGGGCGGCCTGATCGAAGCCTACGAAGAAGTGGCGCGTCGTCTGGGCGTTAACCTCGACTAA
- a CDS encoding neutral zinc metallopeptidase, protein MRWQGRRESDNVEDRRNDSGAPMMGGRGFRLPSGKGGIILLLVVVVAGYYGVDLTGLLTGQPLTSPATQQSISPKDDEAAKFTSVILATTEDTWGQIFQKMGRQYQQPKLVMYRGATRTGCGTGQSVMGPFYCPADSTVYIDLSFYDDMKHKLGADGDFAQGYVIAHEVGHHVQKLLGIEPKVRQMQQQASRAEVNRLSVRMELQADCFAGVWGHSMKQQGVLENGDLQEALNAAQAIGDDRLQQQSQGHVVPDSFTHGTSEQRYTWFKRGFDSGDPAQCNTFGKAL, encoded by the coding sequence ATGCGTTGGCAAGGTCGTCGCGAGAGCGACAATGTAGAAGACAGACGAAATGATTCCGGCGCGCCGATGATGGGCGGGCGCGGTTTTCGTCTCCCCAGCGGCAAGGGGGGGATTATTTTGCTGCTGGTGGTGGTCGTGGCAGGCTACTACGGCGTCGACCTGACCGGCCTGCTTACCGGCCAGCCGTTGACGTCGCCCGCGACCCAGCAGTCCATCAGCCCGAAAGACGACGAAGCGGCGAAATTCACCTCGGTTATTCTGGCGACCACGGAAGACACCTGGGGGCAGATTTTCCAGAAGATGGGCCGTCAGTACCAGCAGCCGAAGCTGGTGATGTACCGCGGCGCGACCCGCACCGGCTGCGGGACCGGCCAGTCGGTGATGGGGCCGTTCTACTGTCCGGCGGACAGCACCGTCTATATCGACCTCTCCTTCTACGATGACATGAAGCACAAGCTCGGCGCGGATGGCGACTTCGCCCAGGGCTATGTTATCGCCCATGAGGTGGGCCACCACGTGCAGAAGCTGCTGGGCATCGAGCCGAAGGTCCGTCAGATGCAGCAGCAGGCAAGCCGGGCGGAAGTGAACCGCCTGTCGGTCCGTATGGAGCTTCAGGCCGACTGCTTTGCCGGCGTCTGGGGGCACAGCATGAAGCAGCAGGGCGTACTGGAAAATGGCGACCTGCAGGAGGCGCTGAACGCCGCTCAGGCGATTGGCGACGACCGTTTGCAGCAGCAAAGCCAGGGGCACGTGGTGCCGGACAGCTTCACCCACGGCACCTCCGAGCAGCGCTACACCTGGTTTAAGCGGGGTTTCGACAGCGGCGATCCGGCCCAGTGCAACACCTTCGGCAAAGCGTTGTAA
- the acrD gene encoding multidrug efflux RND transporter permease AcrD: MANFFIDRPIFAWVLAILLCLTGTLAILSLPVEQYPDLAPPNVRVTANYPGASAQTLENTVTQVIEQNMTGLDNLMYMSSQSSSAGQATITLTFSAGTDPNEAMQQVQNQLQSAMKKLPQAVQDQGVTVRKTGDTNILTIAFVSTDGSMDKQDIADYVASNIQEPLSRINGVGDISAYGSQYSMRIWLDPAKLTSYQLTTKDVTDAISSQNAQIAVGQLGGTPSVDKQALNATVNAQSLLQTPQQFRDITLRVNKDGSLVTLGDVAKVELGAESYDYLSFYNRNQASGLGIQLASGANEMQTAELVLNRLDQLSHYFPHGLEYKIAYETTSFVKASIHDVVKTLLEAIALVFLVMYLFLQNFRATLIPTIAVPVVLMGTFAILYACGYSINTLTMFAMVLAIGLLVDDAIVVVENVERIMSAEGLSPKEATRKSMGQIQGALVGIAMVLSAVFVPMAFFGGTTGAIYRQFSITIVSAMVLSVLVAMILTPALCATLLKPIHKGEEHGKKGFFGWFNRVFNRNAERYETAVGRILHRSVRWMLIYVLLLGGMVVLFMRLPTSFLPQEDRGMFLTSVQLPSGSTQQQTLKVVKKVENYFFSHEQANVASIFSTIGSGPGGNGQNVARMFVRLKDWDARDPKTGSSFAIIERATKAFNQINEARVFANNPPAISGLGSSAGFDMELEDHAGQGHAALMAARDKLLALAGNNEQLTRVRHNGLDDSPQLQVDIDQRKAQALGVSIDDINDTLQTAWGSDYVNDFMDRGRVKKVYVQAAAPYRMLPDDINLWYVRNSSGEMVPFSAFASSRWQTGSPRLERYNGYSAVEIIGEAAPGVSTGTAMNVMEKLVSQLPTGFGLEWTAMSYQERLSGSQAPALYAISLLVVFLCLAALYESWSVPFSVMLVVPLGVIGALLATWMRGLENDVYFQVGLLTVIGLSAKNAILIVEFANEMNAKGQDLLAATLHACRQRLRPIIMTSLAFVFGVLPMATSTGAGSGSQHAVGTGVMGGMISATVLAIFFVPLFFVLIRRRFPLKEPHE; this comes from the coding sequence ATGGCGAATTTCTTTATCGATCGCCCCATTTTTGCCTGGGTACTGGCCATTCTGTTGTGCCTGACCGGAACCCTGGCAATTCTGTCGCTGCCCGTTGAACAATATCCCGATCTGGCGCCGCCGAACGTGCGCGTTACGGCCAACTATCCCGGCGCCTCGGCGCAAACGCTGGAGAATACCGTAACGCAGGTTATTGAGCAGAACATGACCGGGCTCGATAACCTGATGTATATGTCCTCGCAGAGCAGCTCCGCGGGCCAGGCGACGATTACCCTCACCTTTAGCGCCGGAACAGATCCCAACGAGGCGATGCAGCAGGTGCAAAACCAGCTGCAATCGGCGATGAAGAAGCTGCCGCAGGCGGTGCAGGATCAGGGCGTAACGGTGCGTAAAACCGGCGATACCAACATCCTGACCATCGCCTTCGTCTCCACCGACGGCAGTATGGACAAGCAGGATATCGCCGACTACGTCGCCAGTAATATCCAGGAGCCGCTGAGCCGTATTAACGGCGTCGGCGATATTTCGGCCTATGGTTCGCAATACTCGATGCGCATCTGGCTCGACCCGGCGAAGCTCACCAGCTACCAGCTAACCACCAAAGACGTCACCGACGCCATCTCTTCGCAGAACGCGCAGATTGCCGTCGGTCAGCTTGGCGGGACGCCGTCCGTCGATAAGCAGGCGCTGAACGCGACGGTTAACGCCCAGTCGCTGCTGCAAACGCCGCAGCAGTTCCGGGATATCACCCTGCGCGTTAATAAGGACGGCTCGCTGGTGACGCTCGGCGATGTCGCGAAAGTGGAGCTCGGAGCGGAAAGCTACGATTACCTCAGCTTTTACAACCGCAACCAGGCCTCTGGCCTGGGGATTCAGCTGGCGTCCGGCGCCAACGAGATGCAAACGGCCGAGCTGGTGTTGAATCGTCTGGATCAGCTGTCGCACTACTTCCCGCACGGTCTTGAATACAAAATCGCCTATGAGACCACCTCCTTCGTGAAGGCGTCGATTCACGATGTGGTGAAAACACTGCTGGAAGCTATCGCGCTGGTATTTCTGGTGATGTATTTGTTTTTGCAGAACTTCCGCGCGACGCTTATCCCCACTATCGCCGTACCGGTGGTGCTGATGGGCACTTTCGCCATCCTGTATGCCTGCGGCTACAGCATTAACACCCTGACCATGTTCGCCATGGTGCTGGCGATAGGCCTGCTGGTGGATGACGCCATCGTGGTGGTGGAAAACGTCGAGCGCATCATGAGCGCCGAAGGGCTTTCGCCGAAAGAGGCGACGCGCAAGTCGATGGGGCAGATACAGGGCGCGCTGGTGGGGATCGCCATGGTGCTGTCGGCGGTCTTTGTGCCGATGGCCTTTTTCGGCGGCACGACCGGCGCCATCTATCGCCAGTTCTCCATTACCATCGTCTCAGCCATGGTGCTGTCGGTGCTGGTGGCGATGATCCTCACCCCGGCGCTGTGCGCCACGCTGCTCAAGCCGATACACAAAGGGGAAGAGCACGGCAAAAAAGGCTTCTTCGGCTGGTTTAACCGGGTGTTCAACCGCAACGCCGAACGCTATGAAACCGCGGTGGGCAGGATCCTGCACCGCAGCGTGCGCTGGATGCTTATCTATGTGCTGCTGCTCGGCGGCATGGTCGTGCTGTTTATGCGTCTGCCGACCTCCTTCCTGCCGCAGGAAGACCGCGGTATGTTCCTCACCTCGGTACAGCTGCCCAGCGGCTCAACGCAACAGCAGACGTTGAAGGTCGTTAAAAAAGTCGAGAACTACTTTTTCAGCCACGAGCAGGCCAACGTCGCCTCCATCTTTTCCACGATCGGCTCCGGCCCCGGCGGTAACGGGCAGAACGTGGCGCGTATGTTTGTGCGTCTGAAAGACTGGGATGCGCGCGATCCGAAAACCGGCAGCTCCTTTGCCATCATCGAACGCGCCACAAAGGCGTTTAATCAGATAAACGAAGCCCGCGTCTTCGCCAACAACCCGCCAGCCATCAGCGGGCTGGGCAGTTCGGCGGGGTTCGATATGGAGCTTGAGGATCACGCCGGTCAGGGCCACGCGGCGCTGATGGCGGCCCGCGATAAGCTGTTAGCGCTGGCGGGCAATAATGAACAGCTCACCCGCGTGCGCCACAACGGCCTCGACGACAGCCCGCAGCTGCAGGTGGATATCGACCAGCGCAAAGCGCAGGCGCTGGGCGTGTCGATCGACGATATCAACGATACCCTGCAGACGGCCTGGGGCTCAGACTACGTTAACGACTTTATGGATCGCGGCCGCGTGAAGAAGGTTTACGTGCAGGCCGCCGCGCCGTATCGCATGCTGCCGGACGATATCAATTTGTGGTATGTACGCAACAGCAGCGGCGAAATGGTGCCCTTCTCCGCCTTTGCCAGCTCCCGCTGGCAAACCGGCTCGCCGCGCCTTGAGCGCTACAACGGCTACTCTGCGGTTGAGATTATCGGTGAAGCCGCGCCGGGCGTGAGTACCGGCACCGCAATGAACGTCATGGAGAAACTGGTCAGCCAGCTGCCGACCGGCTTTGGCCTTGAGTGGACGGCGATGTCTTACCAGGAGCGCCTCTCCGGCTCCCAGGCGCCCGCGCTGTACGCTATCTCTCTGCTGGTGGTCTTCCTGTGCCTCGCGGCGCTGTATGAAAGCTGGTCAGTACCGTTCTCCGTCATGCTGGTGGTACCGCTGGGGGTCATCGGCGCGCTGCTGGCCACCTGGATGCGCGGCCTGGAAAACGACGTTTACTTCCAGGTGGGGCTGTTAACGGTTATCGGCCTGTCGGCGAAAAACGCCATTCTGATCGTCGAGTTCGCCAACGAGATGAACGCCAAAGGCCAGGACCTGCTGGCCGCGACGCTACACGCCTGCCGCCAGCGTCTGCGCCCCATCATCATGACCTCGCTGGCGTTTGTCTTCGGCGTGCTGCCGATGGCGACCAGCACCGGGGCAGGCTCCGGCAGCCAGCACGCGGTCGGTACCGGCGTGATGGGCGGGATGATTTCCGCCACGGTGCTCGCCATCTTCTTCGTCCCGCTGTTCTTTGTGCTGATTCGCCGCCGTTTCCCGCTGAAGGAACCGCACGAATAA
- a CDS encoding tRNA(Met) cytidine acetyltransferase TmcA has product MDALSALAARMAEEGIRRLLVLSGDGGWCERQAAALRARLGDDGLWIGPQPVAAPYCAPGALKTWLGREYRHAFFDAREGFDVAAFAALAGTLRAGSWLVLLVPDFDRWVSLPDADSLRWSDGTEPIATPHFVAHFCRTVAASPQTVVWRQAQPFPAIDAAPRPHWHAASGQPLREQAAILRSLAAMPPGVAAVTAERGRGKSALAGMHLSRLAGTAIVTAPTRAATDVLAAFAGDKFRFLAPDALLASDERADWLIVDEAAAIPAPLLYQLASRFPRTLLTTTVQGYEGTGRGFLLKFCARFSRLRRFTLEMPVRWAAGCPLEAVVSELLLFDDSLPAAAGGDVQIQPVGQTAWRDSPALPAAMYRLLTAAHYRTSPLDLRRMMDAPGQHFTAARLTTGTLVGALWLVDEGGLSAELSKAVWAGYRRPRGSLVAQSLAAHGGSPLAATLTGRRISRIAVHPDRQREGLGQRTIAAAVENASGCDYLSVSFGYTEELWRFWQRCGFMLVRLGTQREASSGCYTAMALYPLSSAGRQLAQDEQQRLYRDAPWLDRWREQKLAPGRQPTAILTDEDWLDAAGFAFAHRPLLAAAGSLNRLLLQVHEPCPALRGRLQQQDDESALCQALGLPGRKALLARMREEAGRALLARDPLRAAALREEVGQLQFF; this is encoded by the coding sequence ATGGACGCGCTGTCCGCGCTTGCCGCGCGGATGGCTGAAGAAGGCATTCGCCGCCTGCTGGTGCTGAGCGGCGACGGCGGGTGGTGCGAGCGTCAGGCGGCCGCGCTGCGCGCGCGGCTTGGCGATGACGGGCTGTGGATCGGCCCGCAGCCGGTGGCGGCGCCTTATTGCGCGCCCGGCGCACTGAAAACGTGGCTGGGACGCGAGTACCGCCACGCCTTTTTTGATGCCCGCGAGGGCTTTGACGTTGCGGCGTTTGCTGCGCTTGCCGGTACCCTGCGGGCGGGGAGCTGGCTGGTGCTGCTGGTGCCGGATTTTGACCGCTGGGTTTCCCTGCCGGACGCCGATTCGCTGCGCTGGAGCGATGGCACCGAGCCGATTGCGACGCCGCATTTCGTGGCGCACTTCTGCCGTACGGTCGCCGCATCGCCGCAGACCGTGGTCTGGCGACAGGCGCAGCCGTTCCCGGCAATCGACGCTGCGCCGCGACCTCACTGGCATGCCGCGTCGGGGCAGCCGCTGCGCGAGCAGGCGGCTATCCTCCGGTCGCTTGCCGCCATGCCGCCCGGCGTTGCGGCGGTTACCGCGGAGCGCGGGCGGGGCAAGTCGGCGCTGGCGGGGATGCACCTTTCCCGCCTGGCCGGTACGGCCATCGTCACCGCGCCGACCCGGGCCGCAACCGACGTCCTTGCGGCGTTTGCCGGCGATAAGTTTCGCTTTCTGGCGCCGGACGCGCTGCTGGCGTCCGACGAGCGCGCCGACTGGCTTATCGTTGATGAGGCCGCCGCTATCCCGGCTCCGCTGCTGTATCAGCTTGCCTCCCGTTTTCCCCGTACGCTGCTGACGACCACAGTGCAGGGGTATGAAGGCACCGGGCGCGGTTTTTTGCTCAAGTTTTGCGCCCGGTTCAGCCGCCTGCGCCGCTTTACGTTAGAGATGCCGGTACGCTGGGCCGCCGGATGCCCACTGGAGGCGGTGGTCAGCGAACTGCTGCTGTTTGATGACTCGCTCCCGGCCGCCGCTGGCGGTGACGTGCAGATTCAGCCGGTCGGGCAGACGGCGTGGCGGGACAGTCCGGCGCTGCCTGCGGCGATGTATCGGCTGCTGACGGCGGCGCATTACCGCACTTCGCCCCTCGATCTGCGGCGCATGATGGATGCGCCAGGGCAGCACTTTACCGCCGCCCGCCTGACGACGGGAACGCTGGTCGGCGCGCTGTGGCTGGTGGATGAGGGCGGTTTGTCGGCTGAGCTCAGCAAAGCGGTATGGGCGGGGTATCGGCGTCCGCGCGGCAGCCTGGTGGCGCAGTCTCTGGCCGCCCACGGCGGCAGCCCGCTGGCGGCAACGCTAACCGGGCGAAGGATCAGCCGTATTGCCGTACATCCGGACCGCCAGCGCGAAGGCCTCGGGCAGCGGACGATCGCGGCGGCCGTGGAGAATGCGTCAGGCTGCGATTATCTGTCGGTGAGCTTCGGCTATACCGAGGAGCTGTGGCGCTTCTGGCAGCGCTGCGGCTTCATGCTGGTGCGGCTGGGCACCCAGCGCGAGGCCAGCAGCGGCTGCTATACCGCTATGGCGCTGTATCCGCTGTCGTCTGCCGGTCGCCAACTGGCGCAGGACGAGCAGCAGCGCTTATATCGCGATGCCCCGTGGCTTGACCGCTGGCGGGAGCAAAAGCTTGCGCCTGGCCGACAGCCAACGGCTATTCTTACTGATGAAGACTGGCTCGACGCGGCCGGATTCGCCTTTGCCCACCGTCCGCTGCTGGCGGCGGCAGGCAGCCTTAACCGCCTGCTGCTGCAGGTTCACGAGCCCTGCCCGGCGCTGCGCGGGCGGCTGCAGCAGCAGGACGATGAGTCGGCGCTGTGCCAGGCGTTAGGCCTGCCGGGGCGTAAGGCGCTGCTGGCGCGCATGCGTGAAGAGGCGGGCAGGGCGCTGCTGGCGCGCGACCCGCTACGCGCAGCGGCGCTGCGCGAAGAGGTCGGCCAGCTGCAATTTTTTTAA
- the ypfM gene encoding protein YpfM — MIERELGNWKDFIEGMLRK, encoded by the coding sequence ATGATTGAACGTGAACTGGGGAACTGGAAAGACTTTATCGAAGGCATGCTTCGTAAATGA
- a CDS encoding ArsC family reductase, which translates to MITMYGIKNCDTIKKARRWLELQQREYRFHDYRADGLDRAQLDAFIGELGWEALLNTRGTTWRKLDESLRASITNADAAAVLMLEMPAIIKRPLLCAPGKPMLLGFSDSSYQTYFNEV; encoded by the coding sequence ATGATTACGATGTACGGAATAAAGAACTGCGACACCATCAAAAAAGCCCGCCGCTGGCTGGAGTTGCAGCAGCGGGAATACCGCTTCCACGACTATCGCGCCGACGGCCTGGATCGCGCGCAGCTGGATGCGTTTATCGGCGAACTGGGCTGGGAAGCGCTGCTGAACACCCGCGGCACCACCTGGCGTAAACTGGACGAAAGCCTGCGCGCCTCGATTACCAACGCCGATGCCGCCGCCGTGCTGATGCTGGAAATGCCGGCAATCATCAAACGCCCATTGCTCTGCGCGCCGGGTAAGCCTATGCTGCTGGGTTTCAGCGATTCCAGTTACCAAACATATTTTAACGAGGTGTAG
- the ypfH gene encoding esterase produces MKHDHFVVQSPSAPAKQLLLLFHGVGDNPVSMGQIGSFFAPLFPDALIVSIGGAEPCGPAPGRQWFSVQGVTEENRQQRVDAIMPTFIATVKYWQAQSGVGPTATALIGFSQGAIMSLESIKAEPGLASRVIAFNGRFATLPSHADTSTTIHLIHGGEDRVIDLAHAVAAQEALVNAGGDVTLDIVEDLGHAIDDRSVQLALDHLRFTVPKHYFDEALSGSTPKDDDVIELM; encoded by the coding sequence ATGAAACACGACCATTTTGTTGTTCAAAGCCCGTCCGCTCCGGCGAAACAGCTGCTGCTGTTGTTTCATGGCGTTGGCGACAACCCGGTGTCGATGGGGCAGATTGGCAGCTTCTTCGCGCCGCTGTTTCCCGATGCGCTGATCGTCAGCATCGGCGGCGCTGAACCCTGCGGGCCCGCCCCGGGGCGTCAGTGGTTTTCCGTTCAGGGCGTAACGGAGGAGAACCGCCAGCAGCGCGTTGACGCTATCATGCCGACGTTTATCGCCACCGTGAAGTACTGGCAGGCGCAGAGCGGCGTCGGGCCGACGGCGACGGCGCTGATCGGTTTTTCCCAGGGGGCGATTATGTCGCTTGAGAGCATCAAGGCTGAACCCGGCCTTGCCTCACGCGTCATTGCGTTTAACGGCCGTTTTGCCACGCTGCCGTCGCATGCCGATACGTCGACCACGATTCATCTGATTCACGGCGGAGAAGACCGGGTCATTGATCTGGCCCACGCCGTGGCGGCGCAGGAGGCGCTGGTGAACGCCGGTGGCGATGTGACGCTGGATATCGTGGAGGACCTGGGGCATGCCATTGACGACCGCAGCGTGCAGCTGGCGCTCGACCATCTGCGTTTTACCGTGCCGAAGCACTATTTCGATGAAGCGCTCAGCGGCAGCACGCCGAAAGATGATGATGTGATTGAGCTGATGTGA
- a CDS encoding YpfN family protein: MDWLAKYWWTLVLVFLVGVIINVIKDLKRVDHKKFLANKPDLPPHRDFNDKWDDDDDWPKKEQKK, encoded by the coding sequence ATGGACTGGCTGGCTAAATACTGGTGGACCCTGGTGCTGGTTTTTTTGGTCGGCGTTATCATTAACGTCATCAAAGATCTCAAGCGCGTGGATCACAAAAAATTTCTCGCCAATAAACCGGATCTCCCGCCGCATCGCGATTTTAACGATAAATGGGACGATGACGACGACTGGCCGAAGAAAGAGCAGAAGAAGTAA
- the nudK gene encoding GDP-mannose pyrophosphatase NudK, giving the protein MSFKIDVIKDKILSDNYFILRNITYDLTQKNGDVIRHKREVYDRGNGATILLYNPRKQTVVLVRQFRIATWVNGNENGMLIETCAGLLDDDEPEACIRKEAIEETGYQVGEVRKVFELYMSPGGVTEIVYFFIAEYDDSLRANAGGGVEDEAIEVLELPFAEALAMMKRGEICDGKAVILLQYLQNAGLMD; this is encoded by the coding sequence ATGTCGTTCAAGATTGATGTTATCAAAGATAAGATCCTGTCAGACAACTACTTCATATTACGCAATATCACCTACGATTTAACGCAAAAAAATGGCGACGTCATCCGCCATAAAAGGGAGGTCTACGACCGGGGCAATGGCGCCACCATTCTGCTCTATAACCCGCGCAAGCAGACGGTCGTGCTGGTACGCCAGTTCCGCATCGCCACCTGGGTTAACGGCAATGAAAACGGCATGCTGATAGAAACCTGCGCAGGCCTGCTGGATGACGACGAGCCGGAAGCCTGCATCCGCAAAGAAGCCATCGAAGAGACCGGCTACCAGGTCGGCGAGGTGCGCAAAGTTTTCGAGCTGTATATGTCGCCGGGCGGCGTGACCGAAATTGTGTACTTCTTTATCGCCGAATACGATGACAGCCTGCGCGCGAACGCCGGCGGCGGCGTCGAAGATGAAGCCATTGAGGTGCTGGAGCTGCCGTTTGCTGAGGCGCTGGCGATGATGAAGCGCGGCGAAATTTGTGACGGCAAGGCGGTAATTCTGCTGCAGTACCTGCAAAACGCGGGTTTAATGGACTAA
- the dapE gene encoding succinyl-diaminopimelate desuccinylase, with the protein MSCPVIELAQQLIRRPSLSPDDAGCQALMIERLRAIGFTVEAMDFGDTQNFWAWRGKGETLAFAGHTDVVPAGDANRWINPPFEPTIRDGMLFGRGAADMKGSLAAMVVAAERFVAQHPNHKGRLAFLITSDEEASATHGTVKVVEALMARNERLDYCLVGEPSSTEVVGDVVKNGRRGSLTCNLTIHGVQGHVAYPHLADNPVHRAAPMINELVAIEWDKGNDYFPPTSMQIANIQAGTGSNNVIPGDLHVQFNFRFSTELTDEAIKAKVVALLDKHQLRYTLDWWLSGQPFLTGRGKLVDAVVNAIEHYNEVKPQLLTTGGTSDGRFIARMGAQVVELGPVNATIHKINECVNAADLQLLARMYQRIMEQLVA; encoded by the coding sequence ATGTCTTGCCCGGTCATTGAGCTGGCTCAGCAGCTGATTCGCCGCCCTTCCCTTAGCCCCGATGATGCAGGATGCCAGGCGCTGATGATTGAGCGACTGCGCGCCATTGGTTTTACCGTCGAAGCGATGGACTTTGGCGACACGCAAAACTTCTGGGCGTGGCGCGGTAAGGGCGAAACCCTTGCCTTTGCCGGACATACCGACGTCGTCCCGGCAGGCGACGCGAACCGCTGGATCAACCCGCCGTTTGAGCCCACCATTCGCGACGGTATGCTGTTTGGCCGCGGCGCGGCGGATATGAAAGGATCGCTGGCGGCGATGGTCGTGGCGGCGGAGCGCTTTGTCGCCCAGCACCCGAACCATAAAGGGCGGCTGGCGTTTCTGATAACCTCCGATGAAGAGGCCAGCGCCACCCACGGCACCGTCAAAGTGGTGGAAGCGCTGATGGCGCGTAATGAGCGCCTGGACTACTGCCTGGTCGGCGAACCGTCGAGCACCGAAGTGGTCGGCGATGTGGTGAAAAACGGCCGTCGCGGCTCGCTCACCTGCAATCTGACCATTCACGGCGTCCAGGGCCATGTCGCCTACCCGCATCTGGCCGATAACCCGGTCCACCGCGCCGCGCCGATGATTAACGAGCTGGTGGCTATCGAGTGGGATAAAGGCAACGACTATTTCCCGCCGACCAGCATGCAGATTGCCAATATCCAGGCAGGCACCGGCAGCAACAACGTGATCCCAGGCGATCTCCACGTACAGTTCAACTTCCGCTTCAGCACCGAGCTGACCGACGAGGCGATTAAAGCGAAAGTGGTGGCGCTGCTGGATAAACACCAGCTGCGCTACACCCTCGACTGGTGGCTCTCCGGCCAGCCGTTCCTGACGGGACGCGGCAAGCTCGTTGATGCGGTCGTCAACGCCATTGAGCACTATAATGAGGTGAAACCGCAGCTGCTGACCACCGGCGGAACGTCCGACGGACGCTTCATCGCCCGCATGGGCGCGCAGGTCGTGGAGCTGGGGCCGGTGAACGCCACCATTCATAAAATAAATGAGTGTGTGAACGCGGCCGACCTGCAGCTGCTGGCCCGCATGTATCAGCGTATTATGGAACAGCTGGTTGCTTAA